cacctgcaccaccaatCCCCGGAGCGAGCCGTCAGTCCAACAGATCCCGAAAGCAACAGCTAACAGCTAGTGCTCGATCGGGGCAGGATCGTAAACGCATGCAGGtgcagcaagcaagcaagcaactgAACAAGTTAGCGTAGCAGATCGGAGTGCGACTCAGCTATGTATGTTTGAAAGCAAAACAAAGTGCATCTCAACGTGCATCAGTTGTGTTTCTCCTTTACTCGAAAGCTAGGTGCAGCTCACGCAAGCATATATCCTAGTAGTAGGTCCAGTTCTCGCGATGCTTTTGGAGACACGGAGAGCTACAGAGGTCTACACTACAGCTAGGTCGTCACAGAAAAGAAGCGCAAAAGGTGGGAAAAGCGCCCGTCCGCGGATTAATCGCCGGCCTAATGCACGGGTCGGTGTTCAGATCAACAGGCATTAAACTACATCGTGTGCTACTGTCCTACCCCAAATTGCCCATTTAGGCAAATAAAAAAAACTAAGATAGTAACAAGTAAAAATTATGTTTAGCACTAAACTACATCGTGTGCTACTTTCCTACCCCAAATTGCCTGTTTAGGCACAAAACTACGATAGTATTGAGAAAGTAGTAAGTAAGAATTATGTTTATCCCCAATTCAGAATCTAATTAAAACCGAATACATGCAGTATCTAGGAGTATTCCAATCTAATTAAAACAAGATTAAATTAAATTCTTTTTAGAAACGATTAAATTAAATTATGCGAAACGGCGTGGTGCGCGGGAAGGCGAGAGTCTAGCATACGCAGTTCTAAATATAAAATTTGGGAGATTGCAGATATTGAATTGTTCAATCAATTGAAGAACTGTGCGAGGAAAGGCAATTAGATTGATGGGCGCAGGTATAGAGGTGTTTGTTACCTGGCCGGTGTTGCCGTTGATGAAGACGTTGCTGCAGTTAAGGTCGCGGTGGATGATGCAGGGGTCGTGGGTGTGGAGGTGGTCGAGGCCCTCGAGGATCTGGCGCGCCCACTTCTTGAGCGCCTTGAGGGAGACGTGCTTGTGCCGGTCGCGGTACTCGCGGAGGCTGCCCGAGTTGCAGACCTCGGTGATGAAGTTGAGCACGCCGGCGTCGCGGTCGAGCCAGACCTTGTGGAAGCCGATGATGTGGTCGTGGTGGAGGGAGCGGAGGAGGCGCACCTCGGCGTGGAGGCGGTCGACCATGGAGGGGTCGCGCTCCGCCAGCGCGCGCAGGCGCACCCGGTTCCACGCCACCTCGATGCCCTCCTCCTGGTCGAACCCGCGGTACACCTTCTTGACGGAGCCGAGCCCCAGCACGGCCGCGTACCGCCCGAACCGCCCCGTCGGGTCCACCTCCTGGAACGCCTCCTCGTCgcacgccgccgccatggccgcctcctGGCTCCTGCCGCCGCCGGTGACGGGGCGGTGCTGCTGCTGCGCGCGGCGCTGCGGCGTCGAGTTCGGGGGCATGCGGAAAGCGGGCGGGAGGCGAGCGAAGCTGAGGCCGATCGGGGCGGACGCTATATATAGGGGAGGTGGTTGTGCGGTGCGCGCGGCAGCGGCCTTCACCGGGAGGAGCCAGCCGAGAGCGGCACGGGCTCGGTGGCGTAGTTGTTGCGTATTGCTACACGTGCGCGCGTACGACAGTATGGGGGCCGGTATGACTCGGATTGTGCGGGCCGACTGGCTGTTGGGCTGGGCCACGTTGGCGTGCCGTGTGGATCGGAGGAGGTCGGCGCGTCCGTCGGCTGGGCGGTTCGTCTGGTTCACGACGCCGCGTGGACTGTGGAGGAATCCCGTTTGCTCGTTTCTGTTTGTTTACTCgaggatttgtttgtttgtttctgcGCTGATGGTGATCCGGACTTGTTAAACCGATTGTCACGCGCCCACGTAGTTCGTCGGTTTGACCCTCTTAGTAGCGTTTGACTTTTCTTTTACTTATCT
This region of Triticum aestivum cultivar Chinese Spring chromosome 2D, IWGSC CS RefSeq v2.1, whole genome shotgun sequence genomic DNA includes:
- the LOC123052271 gene encoding probable serine/threonine-protein kinase WNK5 → MPPNSTPQRRAQQQHRPVTGGGRSQEAAMAAACDEEAFQEVDPTGRFGRYAAVLGLGSVKKVYRGFDQEEGIEVAWNRVRLRALAERDPSMVDRLHAEVRLLRSLHHDHIIGFHKVWLDRDAGVLNFITEVCNSGSLREYRDRHKHVSLKALKKWARQILEGLDHLHTHDPCIIHRDLNCSNVFINGNTGQVKIGDLGLAAIVDKDHTAHTILGTPEFMAPELYSETYTESVDIYSYGMCVLEMVTREMPYGECESVVQIYHSVTNGVPPAALRRLRDPEMRAFIQRCIGKPRNRPSAADLLRDPFFHGIDDDTTGTLS